The DNA sequence TGGGCGCGCCGCTGGTGCAGGACGTGGTGATCACCGGCCTGAACCGCAACGAGGTGGGCATGCTGGTGTTCCCGCGCGTCGACGAATGCCGCAAGCGTGCCCGGATGGGGGCCGACGTGCCGGTGTCGCAGGTGCTGCAGCATCCCGAGGTGCGCGGCTTCTTCCAGGAACTGCTGGACCGGCTCTGGAACGAAGGCACCGGCAGCGCCAACCGGGTGGCCCGGGCCTGGGTGCTGGAGGAGCCGCCGTCGATCGACCGCGGCGAGATCACCGACAAGGGATCGATCAACCAGCGTGCGGTGCTGACGCATCGGGCAGCGGTCGTCGACGCGCTCTATGAGGGCGGCATCGGCAACCCGTCGGTGCTGCTGCCGCGTACGTCGGAGGTGCTGGCATGAACGTGCAGGGACGATCGGTCGTCGTGACCGGCGGCGGCTCCGGCCTGGGGGCCGAGACCGCACGCGAGCTGGCGCGCCTGGGTGCGCGCGTCGCGGTGCTCGACGTGAACGCGCAGGCGGCGCAGCAGGTCGCGGCCGAGGTCGGCGCACTGGCGCTGGCGTGCGACATCACCGACAGCGCGAGCGTGGAAAACGCCCTGGCCGCGGCGCGGGAGGCGCATGGCCCGCTGCGTGCCTTGCTGAACGTTGCGGGCATCGGCGGGGCGCGCCGGGTGGTCGGCAAGGACGGCAAGCCGATGCCGCTGGAGGACTTCAAGCGCATCATCGACGTCAATCTGGTGGGCACCTTCAACGTGATCCGCCTGGCGGCTGCCGAGATGGTCGCCACCGAGCCGCTGGAAGACGGCGAGCGCGGCGTGATCGTCTGCACCGCCTCGGTGGCGGCCTTCGACGGCCAGGTCGGCCAGGAGGCCTATGCCGCTTCGAAGGGCGGGCTGGTGTCGCTGACGCTGCCGCTGGCACGCGACCTGGCGCAGCACGGCGTGCGGGTGTGCACGATCGCGCCGGGGCTGTTCCTCACGCCGCTGCTGTACCAGCTGCCCGAGGAGGTGCAGCAGTCGCTGGCGGCATCGATCCCGTTCCCCAAACGCCTGGGCAAGCCGCAGGAGTTCGCACAGCTGGCGGCCCACATCCTTGCCAATCCCTCGCTCAACGGCGAGGTGATCCGGCTCGACGGCGCATTGCGCCTGCCGCCACGCTGAGCGGTTTCTTCTTCTTTTTCCAACGACAACCACGGAGACAAGCCATGAAGCGACCAGCCCTCAAGCAACTTGTCGTGACCCTGTTCGCCACGCTGGCGGCTGGTGTTGCGCATGCCGACCTCAACATCGGCGTCGTCCTGCCGCTGACCGGACCGGCCTCGGGCCTGGGCATTCCGGTGAACAACGGATTCAAGCTGTGGCCCGACACGATCGCCGGCGAGAAGGTCAAACTGACCGTGCTGGACGACGCGACCGACCCCGCCAACGGCGTCAAGAACGCGCGCCGGCTGGTCACCGAGGAGAAGGTGGACCTGATCATCGGCTCGGCGGCCACGCCGGTGGCGGTCGCGGTGGCCGACGTCGCGGCCGAGGCCCAGACGCCGCAGCTGGCGATGTCGCCGATCCCGCTGCCGCCCGGCAAGGACACCTGGTCGTTCCGCATGGCGCACTCGTCGGCCGTGATGGCCCACGCCATGGTCGAGCACATGAAGAAGCAGGGCGTCAAGACCGTGGGTTTCCTCGGCTACACCGACGCCTATGGCGAGACCTGGCTGAAGGACTTCACCGCCAAGGCCGAGCCGGCCGGCATCAAGCTGGTGGCGGTGGAGCGCTTCCAGCGCACCGACACCAGCGTCACCGGCCAGGCCCTGAAGCTGGTCTCGGCCAATCCGGACGCCATGCTGATCGTGGCCTCGGGTTCCGGCGCGGCGATGCCGCACCGCGCGGTGGTCGAGCGCGGCTACAAGGGCAAGATCTACCAGACCCACGCCGCCGCCTCTCGTGACCTGGTGCGCGTGGGCGGCAAGGACGTCGAGGGCGCTTTCGTCGTCTCCGGCCCCGCCACCGTGGCCGAGCAGCTGCCCGAGAGCCACCCGTCGAAGAAGGAAGCGCTGAAGTACGTGCAGGGCTACGAGAAGCTCTACGGCGCCGGCTCGCGCAACCAGTTCGGCGCCCACACCTACGACGCGCTGCTGATCCTGGAGCGCGCCGTGCCGGAGGCGTTGAAGAAGGCCAAGCCGGGCACCAAGGAGTTCCGCGCCGCGCTGCGCGACGCGATCGAGTCGGTCGGCCCGGTCGCCGCGTCGCAAGGGGTGCTGCACTTCAAGCCGGACGACCACTGGGGCTTCACCAACGACAGTGCCGTGGTCATGAAGGTGGTCAACGGCGACTGGAAGGTGGAGCAGTGACCGGGCGCAGCCGGCCGGTCGCCGGCGCCTGACCGCAGGCCGGTCAGGCGCGGCGCCGGGCACGCCCGCCGCGCGTCGGGGCGGGCGTCCCGGTGCGGCCGGCCGCACGAAGCCGGGCGCCCCGCCCGGCTCGTCGGTCGTGTCGGGGTGCCGCCTTGGGCGGGCCCGCAAGGATGAAAACGAACATGGACTTTTCGATCGCGAGCATCCTGTTGCTGGATGGCGTGACCAACGGAGCGATCTATGCGCTGCTGGCCATGGCCACGGTGCTGGTGTTCGCGGTCACGCGGGTGATCTACATCCCGCAGGGCGAGTATGTCGCGTTCGCGGCGCTGACGGTGGGCATGATGCAGCTCGGCCAGGTGCCGGGCACGGTGTGGTTCCTGCTGGCGATGGCCGTGGTGGTTGCCGTGCTCGACGCGGTGGACGGGGTGCGCGGCAGGCAGGGCATGCGGCGCATCGCCTTGCAGGCGCTGCGCACGCTTGCCTGGCCGGTGGCCGTGTCGCTGTTGACGCTGTGGCTGGCCCCGCAGCGCCCGTCGCTGCTGGTGCAGGCGCTGCTGACGCTGGCCCTGGTGACGCCGTTCGGGTCGCTGATCTACCGCCTGGCTTACCAGAGCCTGGCCGACGCGAGCGTGCTGGTGCTGCTGATCGTCTCGGTCGGCGTGCACTTCGCGCTCACCGGCCTGGGGCTGCTGTTCTTCGGTGCCGAGGGCTTCCGCAACCCGGGCTTCTGGGACGAGCGCTTCTCGCTCGGCGCGCTGAGCCTGAGCGGCCAGACCCTCATCATCTTCGCGGCCACCGCCGCACTGATCGTCGGGCTGTGGCTGTTCTTCGAGCGCAGCCTGGCGGGCAAGGCCCTGCGCGCCACCGCGGTCAACCGGCTCGGGGCGCGGCTCATGGGCATCTCGAGCAACGGTGCCGGGCGGTTGTCGTTCACGATGGCGGCCTTCATCGGGGCGCTGTCCGGGCTGTTGATCGGGCCGACCACCACGATCTTCTATGACAGCGGCTTCCTGATCGGCCTCAAGGGCTTCGTGGCGGCGGTGTTCGCGGGGCTGGCGAGCTACCCGGCGGCGCTGGCCGGCGCGATGATCGTCGGCGTGCTCGAAGCCTTCAGCTCTTTCTGGGCCAGCGCGTTCAAGGAAGTGATCGTGTTCACCTTCATCCTGCCCGTGCTGCTGTGGCGCTCCTGGCGCGACCCCCACATCGAGGAAGAATGAGACCCGCGGAGCCTTCCATGTCCAGCCGTCCCGCCAGCGATCCCGTCACCACCGCAGCACCCGGTGCGCGTCGCTGGAGCCTGCAAAGCCTCGGCATCGCCGGCTTTGCTGTGGTGATGGCGGTGCTGCCCTTGCTGCCGATCCCCGAGTTCTGGGTCACGCAGCTCAACTACATCGGCCTGTATGCCACCGTGGTGCTCGGCCTGGTGCTGCTCACCGGCGTGGGCGGCCTGACCTCGTTCGGGCAGGCGGCCTTCGTCGGCATCGGCGCCTACACCAGCGCCTACCTGACCACCGCCTGGGGCGTGTCGCCCTGGCTGACGCTGCTGGTGGGCCTGGCGCTGACCGCGCTGGGCGCACTGGTGCTCGGCTGGATCACGCTGCGCATGAGCGGCCACTACCTGCCGCTGGCCACCATCGCCTGGTGCCTGGCGCTGAACTACACGATGGCCAACATGGAGTGGCTGGGCAAGTACGACGGGCTGCTGGGCATTCCTTCGTTGCAGCTGTTCGGCTGGGACCTGGCCCCGGGGCGGCGGCTGTACTACCTCATCTGGGGCGTGGCCCTGCTGGGGGCGATCGGCGTGGTGAACCTGCTCGACTCGCGGCCCGGCCGCGCGATCCGCGCGCTCAAGGGCGCCACCACGATGGCCGAGGCGATGGGCGTGTCGACCTACCGCTACAAGGTCATCATCTTCCTGATCGCCGCGTTGTACGCCGGCGTGTCCGGCTGGCTGTTCGCGCACTTCCAGCGCACCGTCAACCCGTCGCCGTTCGGCATCAAGTGGGGCATCGAGTACCTGTTCATGGCCGTGGTCGGCGGGGTGGGCAGCGTCTGGGGCGCGTTCAGCGGTGCCGCGGTGGTCAAGCTGGTCGAGGACCAGCTGCAGGTGCTGCTGCCCAGGTTGATCGGCACCAGCGGCAACTACGAGATCATCGTGTTCGGCATCGTGCTGGTGCTGATGCTCAAGTACGCCCCGCAGGGCCTGTGGCCCAGCTTCGCGCGCTGGCTGCCGCGCGAGCCGCGCCGGCGCGACTGGGCCGACGCCGCGCCGCTGCCCGAGCGTCCCAAGCCCCGCCCGGGCGAGCCGTTGCTGGAGGTGCGTTCGGTGCGCAAGCAGTTCGGCGGCCTGGTGGCGGTCAACGACGTCAGCTTCGAGGTGCGCGCCGGCGAGATCGTCGGCCTGATCGGGCCGAACGGCGCGGGCAAGACCACCACCTTCAACCTGATCTCCGGCGTGCTGAGCCTGAGCGGCGGCGAGGTCTGGCTGTATGGGCAGCGTGTCGACGGCCTGCCCAGCCGCGAGATCGCGCGGCGCGGCATGTCGCGCACCTTCCAGCACGTGCGCATGGTGCCCGAGATGAGCGTGCTGGAGAACGTGGCCCTGGGCGGCTACCTGCGCAGCAGCGCCGGCTGCGCGCGCGCGATGCTGCGCCTGGACCGCGACGAGGAGCGCCGCCTGTTCAAGGAGGCAGAGCGCCAGCTGCAGCGCATCGGTATGGCCGCCCAGATGCACGAGCTGGCCGGCAACCTGCCGCTTGGCCAGCAGCGCCTGATGGAGATCGCCCGCGCGCTTGCCACGGACCCGACCCTGCTGCTGCTCGACGAACCGGCCGCCGGCCTTCGGCACCAGGAGAAGCAGGCACTGGCCAGCGTGCTGCGGCAGCTGCGCGCCGAAGGCATGAGCCTGCTGCTGGTCGAGCACGACATGGACTTCGTGATGAACCTGACCGAACGCATCGTCGTGATGGAGTTCGGCAACAAGCTGCTCGAGGGCACCCCCGCCGAAGTGCAGGCCAGTCCGCTGGTGCGCGCGGCCTACCTGGGCACCGAGCATTGAAGGACCGTCCGCCGGCGCCGCGGCCGTGACGGGCCGCCGCAGCGCCGCGGGCATGGAGAACGACGACGTGGAGACGTTGCTGCAAGTGCAGGGCCTGCATGCAGGCTACGGCAAGGCCGAGGTGCTGTCCGGGCTGACGCTCGAGGCGGCCCGCGGTTCGGTGGTGACCGTGATCGGCCCGAACGGGGCCGGCAAGTCGACGCTGCTCAACGCGCTGATGGGAGTGCTGCCCTCGCGCGGCTCGGTCCGCTATGCGGGCGAGGAAATCGGTGCGCTGAGCCTGGAACAGCGGGTGGAGCGCGGCATCGCCCTGGTGCCGGAAACCCGGGCCCTGTTCGCCAGCATGCCGGTGGAGGACAACCTGCGTCTGGGCAGCTGGCGGCTGCAGCAGGGCCTGCGCGGCGCGCTCGGCCCTGGGCGTGCCGACGCGGACCTGGAGCAGGTGTACGACATCTTCCCGCGCCTGAAGGAGCGCCGCATGCAGCTGGCCGGCACGCTGTCGGGCGGCGAGCGGCAGATGCTGGCGATCGGCCGCGCGCTGATGGGTCGGCCGCAGCTGCTGATGCTCGACGAGCCGAGCCTGGGGCTGGCACCGCTGATCGTCAAGGAGATCTTCCGCATCATCGAGCGGCTGCGTTCCACCGGCGTGACCATCCTGCTGGTCGAGCAGAACGCGCGCGCGGCGCTGGAGGTGGCCGACCACGGCTACGTGCTGGAGACCGGCGAGATCGTGCTCGAGGCCCCGGCGGCGCAACTGGCGCGCGACCCGCGCGTGGTGCAGACCTACCTCGGAGCCCGCCGATGAGCGGACTGCCGTACCGCGCCCCGCTGCGCGACATGCGCTTCGTGATCGAGGAGGTGCTGGACGCGCCCGCGGCCTGGCGCGAGACGCCGGTGTTTGCCGAGCTGGATGCCGGCACCGCTGCCCAGGTGCTCGAGCAGGCGGCCGCGTTCGCCAGCGAGGTGCTCGCGCCGCTCAACGCCGGGGGGGACCTGCAGGGCTGCCGCTGGGACGACGGGCGCGTGACGACGCCGTCCGGGTTCCGCGAGGCCTACCGCACCTTCGTCGATGGCGGCTGGCCGGCGCTGGCCTGCGACCCGGCCTGGGGCGGGCAGGGGCTGCCGCAGCTGCTCAACGTCGCGCTGTACGAGATGCTGCACGCGGCCAACCACGCCTGGGCCATGTACCCGGGCCTGGCGCACGGGGCGTACGAATGCCTCAAGACCCATGGCAGCGCCGAGCTGCAGCAGCGCTACCTGCGGCACGTGGTCAGCGGCGAATGGCTGGCGACGATGTGCCTGACCGAGGCCCATGCCGGCTC is a window from the Caldimonas thermodepolymerans genome containing:
- a CDS encoding ABC transporter permease subunit, which gives rise to MSSRPASDPVTTAAPGARRWSLQSLGIAGFAVVMAVLPLLPIPEFWVTQLNYIGLYATVVLGLVLLTGVGGLTSFGQAAFVGIGAYTSAYLTTAWGVSPWLTLLVGLALTALGALVLGWITLRMSGHYLPLATIAWCLALNYTMANMEWLGKYDGLLGIPSLQLFGWDLAPGRRLYYLIWGVALLGAIGVVNLLDSRPGRAIRALKGATTMAEAMGVSTYRYKVIIFLIAALYAGVSGWLFAHFQRTVNPSPFGIKWGIEYLFMAVVGGVGSVWGAFSGAAVVKLVEDQLQVLLPRLIGTSGNYEIIVFGIVLVLMLKYAPQGLWPSFARWLPREPRRRDWADAAPLPERPKPRPGEPLLEVRSVRKQFGGLVAVNDVSFEVRAGEIVGLIGPNGAGKTTTFNLISGVLSLSGGEVWLYGQRVDGLPSREIARRGMSRTFQHVRMVPEMSVLENVALGGYLRSSAGCARAMLRLDRDEERRLFKEAERQLQRIGMAAQMHELAGNLPLGQQRLMEIARALATDPTLLLLDEPAAGLRHQEKQALASVLRQLRAEGMSLLLVEHDMDFVMNLTERIVVMEFGNKLLEGTPAEVQASPLVRAAYLGTEH
- a CDS encoding ABC transporter substrate-binding protein, whose protein sequence is MKRPALKQLVVTLFATLAAGVAHADLNIGVVLPLTGPASGLGIPVNNGFKLWPDTIAGEKVKLTVLDDATDPANGVKNARRLVTEEKVDLIIGSAATPVAVAVADVAAEAQTPQLAMSPIPLPPGKDTWSFRMAHSSAVMAHAMVEHMKKQGVKTVGFLGYTDAYGETWLKDFTAKAEPAGIKLVAVERFQRTDTSVTGQALKLVSANPDAMLIVASGSGAAMPHRAVVERGYKGKIYQTHAAASRDLVRVGGKDVEGAFVVSGPATVAEQLPESHPSKKEALKYVQGYEKLYGAGSRNQFGAHTYDALLILERAVPEALKKAKPGTKEFRAALRDAIESVGPVAASQGVLHFKPDDHWGFTNDSAVVMKVVNGDWKVEQ
- a CDS encoding SDR family NAD(P)-dependent oxidoreductase, coding for MNVQGRSVVVTGGGSGLGAETARELARLGARVAVLDVNAQAAQQVAAEVGALALACDITDSASVENALAAAREAHGPLRALLNVAGIGGARRVVGKDGKPMPLEDFKRIIDVNLVGTFNVIRLAAAEMVATEPLEDGERGVIVCTASVAAFDGQVGQEAYAASKGGLVSLTLPLARDLAQHGVRVCTIAPGLFLTPLLYQLPEEVQQSLAASIPFPKRLGKPQEFAQLAAHILANPSLNGEVIRLDGALRLPPR
- a CDS encoding branched-chain amino acid ABC transporter permease; translation: MDFSIASILLLDGVTNGAIYALLAMATVLVFAVTRVIYIPQGEYVAFAALTVGMMQLGQVPGTVWFLLAMAVVVAVLDAVDGVRGRQGMRRIALQALRTLAWPVAVSLLTLWLAPQRPSLLVQALLTLALVTPFGSLIYRLAYQSLADASVLVLLIVSVGVHFALTGLGLLFFGAEGFRNPGFWDERFSLGALSLSGQTLIIFAATAALIVGLWLFFERSLAGKALRATAVNRLGARLMGISSNGAGRLSFTMAAFIGALSGLLIGPTTTIFYDSGFLIGLKGFVAAVFAGLASYPAALAGAMIVGVLEAFSSFWASAFKEVIVFTFILPVLLWRSWRDPHIEEE
- a CDS encoding ABC transporter ATP-binding protein, with amino-acid sequence MENDDVETLLQVQGLHAGYGKAEVLSGLTLEAARGSVVTVIGPNGAGKSTLLNALMGVLPSRGSVRYAGEEIGALSLEQRVERGIALVPETRALFASMPVEDNLRLGSWRLQQGLRGALGPGRADADLEQVYDIFPRLKERRMQLAGTLSGGERQMLAIGRALMGRPQLLMLDEPSLGLAPLIVKEIFRIIERLRSTGVTILLVEQNARAALEVADHGYVLETGEIVLEAPAAQLARDPRVVQTYLGARR